Proteins from one Oscillatoria nigro-viridis PCC 7112 genomic window:
- a CDS encoding HNH endonuclease family protein translates to MAKSSKNSPVSLDALIPREAFEIKDQQERNMGRSILTMGIRDLEQGSFFYPYLRKPDFQRETNEWDAEKICEFIESFLDGDLIPAVILWRGSSHYFVVDGSHRLSSLLAWINDDYGDGKISKQFYDGNITDEQKEAAKETRKLIKEKIGAYKDYQSLTLQPGKVNPKMQERARNLGASAISLQWVEGDAMKAEESFFKINQKAAPISETEMRLLQARKTPNGVAARAIVRSGNGHKYWSEFSEQKQDEIETVAQEIHELIFQPKLSNPIKTLDVPIVGNLSSSDKLELILEFINIVNNISTDNELGEDSKGDKTIELLKQCKKVAQRINSNDPSSLGLHPLVYFYTQQGKPKIGSFYGVVSLILHLQQTKSWSKLIKVRKDFEWVIWNYDMVPQLVAKKSDALQARELVRDFYLEVINKLSGGVDKKNVITEIKSGDKKFTTLRIPKKADTGEIQSKEFSRETKASAFIRDALPGWPVCKICGGYLPSRFNSIDHITRKADGGLGTLKNAQLTHPYCNTTYKN, encoded by the coding sequence ATGGCAAAATCATCCAAAAATTCCCCAGTTAGTCTAGATGCACTTATTCCCCGAGAAGCATTTGAAATTAAAGATCAGCAGGAACGCAATATGGGAAGAAGTATCCTCACTATGGGTATTCGCGATCTAGAACAAGGTTCCTTCTTTTATCCATATTTACGAAAACCGGATTTTCAAAGAGAAACTAATGAATGGGATGCAGAAAAAATCTGCGAGTTCATTGAGAGTTTTTTAGATGGAGATCTCATCCCCGCAGTTATTCTTTGGCGAGGTAGTAGCCACTATTTTGTCGTTGATGGTTCTCATCGACTGAGTTCGTTACTTGCTTGGATTAATGATGATTATGGGGATGGTAAGATTTCTAAACAATTTTATGATGGCAACATCACTGACGAGCAGAAAGAGGCAGCAAAAGAAACTCGCAAACTAATTAAAGAGAAAATAGGAGCTTACAAAGATTATCAATCATTGACATTACAACCAGGTAAAGTTAACCCTAAAATGCAGGAAAGAGCTAGGAACTTAGGAGCTTCAGCGATTTCACTTCAATGGGTTGAAGGTGATGCTATGAAAGCGGAGGAATCTTTTTTCAAAATAAACCAGAAAGCAGCCCCGATTAGCGAGACTGAGATGAGGTTGCTACAAGCACGCAAAACACCTAATGGTGTGGCGGCGCGTGCGATCGTGAGAAGTGGTAACGGTCATAAATATTGGTCGGAGTTCTCTGAACAAAAACAGGATGAGATTGAAACAGTAGCGCAAGAAATACACGAACTTATATTTCAGCCCAAACTTTCAAATCCCATTAAAACATTAGATGTACCAATTGTGGGGAATCTTTCATCGTCGGATAAACTGGAATTAATTTTAGAATTTATAAATATTGTCAATAACATATCAACCGATAATGAGTTGGGAGAAGATTCAAAAGGCGATAAAACCATTGAGCTGCTAAAGCAGTGCAAAAAAGTGGCTCAAAGAATCAATAGCAACGATCCTTCATCTCTGGGTTTACATCCACTGGTATACTTTTATACTCAACAAGGAAAGCCAAAAATTGGTTCCTTTTATGGGGTGGTCAGTTTAATTTTACATTTACAACAGACTAAATCCTGGTCTAAATTGATAAAGGTAAGAAAAGACTTTGAATGGGTAATTTGGAATTATGATATGGTTCCACAACTTGTTGCTAAGAAGAGTGACGCATTACAAGCTAGAGAGCTAGTGAGAGACTTCTACTTAGAAGTCATTAATAAGTTGTCAGGAGGTGTAGATAAAAAAAATGTTATCACAGAAATAAAATCCGGTGATAAAAAATTTACAACTTTGAGAATTCCAAAGAAAGCCGACACTGGTGAAATTCAGAGTAAAGAATTTTCTAGAGAAACCAAAGCATCTGCATTTATTAGAGATGCTCTACCAGGCTGGCCAGTTTGTAAAATTTGTGGAGGGTATCTGCCTAGCCGATTTAACAGTATCGACCATATTACAAGAAAAGCTGATGGGGGTTTAGGAACTTTAAAAAACGCACAATTAACTCACCCCTACTGCAATACTACCTATAAAAATTGA
- a CDS encoding GDSL-type esterase/lipase family protein, protein MQVATAYSFGHLHRGNSHPLKLVAFGDSLIYGFGDGVGGGWVERLRRQWMLPESAGHVLYNLGVRGDRAYQVSQRLENEFRHRGELRNRVPDAIILSVGLNDSARVQSPTGRSYTDFEHFKTVLDHLLNLSQQLCPVIFVGMVPVDESKMPFQDCLYYSHADQYRYKEATKLACQLRGIPYLDIFDKWINRGSDWWRSRLIADGLHPNAAGYQSLFEDVTSWEPLASISH, encoded by the coding sequence ATGCAGGTAGCAACAGCCTATTCCTTTGGTCACTTGCATCGGGGAAATTCTCATCCCCTCAAATTGGTTGCTTTCGGTGACAGCTTAATCTACGGTTTCGGCGACGGTGTAGGCGGTGGCTGGGTGGAAAGATTGCGGCGCCAGTGGATGTTACCGGAGAGTGCAGGACACGTTTTATACAATTTGGGCGTTCGGGGCGATCGGGCTTATCAAGTCTCCCAGCGCCTGGAAAACGAGTTTCGGCACCGGGGCGAGCTCAGAAACCGCGTCCCGGATGCGATTATTCTTTCGGTAGGTCTCAACGATTCGGCGAGAGTGCAGTCACCTACCGGGCGCAGCTACACTGATTTTGAACATTTTAAAACTGTTTTGGATCATTTGTTAAACCTGTCCCAACAACTTTGTCCGGTGATATTTGTCGGGATGGTGCCGGTGGATGAAAGTAAAATGCCTTTTCAAGATTGTTTGTATTACAGTCATGCTGACCAATATCGGTATAAAGAGGCAACGAAATTAGCTTGTCAGTTGCGGGGAATTCCCTATTTAGATATTTTTGATAAATGGATAAATCGGGGCAGTGATTGGTGGCGATCGCGCCTGATTGCTGACGGGCTGCATCCCAATGCAGCGGGGTATCAATCTTTATTTGAAGATGTGACAAGTTGGGAACCGCTAGCCTCCATTAGTCATTAG
- a CDS encoding DNA-directed RNA polymerase subunit omega, which translates to MVKRPTFDSTQLTRRAEELINGASNRYRITVQVANRAKRRRYEDFDNMDDHQMKPVMRAIFEMSDELTQPEIIGDI; encoded by the coding sequence ATGGTTAAGCGTCCAACCTTCGATTCAACTCAGCTAACCCGTCGCGCGGAAGAGTTGATTAACGGTGCATCCAACCGCTATCGGATTACGGTGCAGGTGGCGAACCGCGCAAAACGCCGTCGGTATGAAGATTTTGACAATATGGACGACCATCAAATGAAACCTGTAATGCGGGCGATATTTGAGATGTCGGACGAACTGACTCAGCCGGAAATTATCGGAGACATCTAG
- a CDS encoding DUF1818 family protein, which translates to MVERVIKTGVGWRLGWNPEAQEFQGLVAGDGWAIELTEAELNDFCRLLGQLAGTMSQIASELMDEEKIAIEAESDLLWVQVEGYPEAYSVQLILNAGRRCEGFWPAAAVPSLVQTAKVLKVF; encoded by the coding sequence ATGGTGGAACGTGTAATTAAAACGGGTGTTGGGTGGCGTTTGGGATGGAACCCGGAGGCGCAGGAGTTTCAGGGTTTGGTGGCTGGCGACGGTTGGGCGATCGAACTCACGGAGGCTGAGTTGAACGATTTTTGCCGATTGTTGGGGCAATTGGCCGGCACAATGAGTCAAATCGCCTCTGAGTTAATGGACGAGGAAAAAATCGCCATTGAAGCCGAAAGCGACTTGCTGTGGGTGCAGGTGGAAGGCTATCCCGAAGCTTACAGCGTGCAATTGATCTTGAATGCTGGCAGGAGGTGCGAGGGTTTTTGGCCGGCGGCTGCGGTTCCGAGTTTGGTGCAGACCGCAAAAGTTTTAAAAGTTTTTTGA